The Coregonus clupeaformis isolate EN_2021a unplaced genomic scaffold, ASM2061545v1 scaf2652, whole genome shotgun sequence genome includes a window with the following:
- the LOC121566245 gene encoding uncharacterized protein LOC121566245, with translation MDPLITIVLVVTAAAAQVSAMVCNLSQGNGTHQCYGALGESLSLHLGSHISNDLITLKKGDKRVLNFKTGEDWRSKLPQDYINRSQFINNGTFRLDRVIEDDSGDYQLEIHNSEGTMMLRVNMLLVIQAPVSEPVLSHLCLPHGETMVTCSSEGDGLQYSWTLNSQNLTRSVAYDHYQNSVITLKSDVTGTLTCTVQNKVSTSNSTIDLPLACPVVSSQFPFVAVPVALPVGTFTLLLALFVGINHLCKKRRSRFDTSENGYEGVVYTVVKIGKQRNPARKQRPPATEMVEYGQIKMAVNPDVAASP, from the exons ATGGATCCTCTGATTACTATAGTTCTGGTggtgacagcagcagcagcacaag TTAGTGCCATGGTCTGTAATCTCTCTCAAGGGAATGGAACTCACCAATGCTATGGGGCTTTGGGAGAATCGTTGTCCTTACACCTTGGTTCACACATTAGCAATGACCTAATAACATTGAAGAAAGGTGATAAACGTGTTCTAAACTTCAAAACTGGAGAAGACTGGAGATCTAAATTGCCTCAGGATTATATTAATCGCTCTCAGTtcattaataatggaacattcAGACTGGACAGAGTTATAGAGGACGACTCTGGAGATTACCAATTGGAAATACATAATTCAGAGGGAACAATGATGCTCAGAGTCAACATGCTACTGGTGATACAAG cCCCGGTGTCAGAGCCAGTGTTGTCTCACCTCTGTCTGCCTCATGGAGAGACCATGGTCACATGCTCCTCAGAGGGAGATGGTCTTCAGTACAGCTGGACCCTGAACAGCCAGAATCTGACCAGGAGTGTAGCCTATGACCACTACCAGAACAGTGTCATCACGTTGAAGAGTGATGTGACAGGAACCCTGACCTGTACGGTTCAGAATAAAGTTAGCACCAGCAACTCTACTATTGATCTCCCCTTGGCCTGCCCAG TTGTCTCTTCCCAGTTTCCTTTTGTAGCTGTGCCAGTGGCTCTGCCTGTTGGAACTTTCACATTACTTCTTGCACTGTTTGTCGGTATTAACCATCTATGCAAGAAACGAAGATCCAGATTTGATACTTCAG AAAACGGTTATGAGGGTGTTGTATACACTGTTGTGAAAATAGGCAAGCAAAGAAATCCAGCAAGGAAGCAGAGGCCCCCAGCCACAGAGATGGTGGAGTATGGACAGATCAAAATGGCTGTGAACCCGGATGTGGCAGCCAGCCCATAG